A window from Aquiluna borgnonia encodes these proteins:
- a CDS encoding beta strand repeat-containing protein gives MFKTDSRKGIAAAAAAVLAFAGLTVSAPAQAAVGLNVEPNKGSTYAVPVNDRMDIRVYTDGISQDLISNLKFKVTTDGSITLKYNTATASPAGNTNATALSAGTTSNVISSVTKSAGVATVLSLAVDGATYTSASETVTVVAWLDADGDGEVDDTYASSAISVNFVDGDNITWTTEFATPALGATSIDAFVSSNDINMQALNGTIHFTFKEVATRSDAVTASYNTTAAKFKATATSASWGVNATSFSSSGSVSATAKYSYAASASYTSVVDSALTNIGSEIVRQTGATSVALINGVSASATTTNTKVSGSRITVSPTATTLKLTAAALTDSGAVGVKDQTMTFKVTEVGAAGMDAGSVLTVGSTSIKFPNTGKIEDGSFTATTDADGIATIEISLAGIKKDTSFTVAASTPGVAAVTTTVTFKEAEAASVKLTNVAIATGVTPVIVVAKSTAVDLTFAVLDTYGALISGSGYAVRVDQGAITVSNGVSAGKATVTFPGYSTAATYNLTANVTKDGALVSGLTAENITLKVSSAGVPAAVSQTSTGLGTSDAATLSLTTKDWKNADTRLGESAASSLDGGKLLTGIVTDASGNAVAGATVTLTGSDLFFNVAGLVYTTGTATVVTDAAGSYSATVYAQKTGKKTVTIASGAATKAVDLYYVAAATSSGTVLAVTTNATGDIAAPGTTIRATVKLTDKFGNPVAADDANGEAFSVTVTGPGFVSAIPTKLSKTGEATLNVLLGSKDEGSVVFTASYDGDGDGTAKAAITSTKTIVVQEVTVEANAVIGSFQGRWAVRVENAKGSTVTVKVGGKWYKYVSLNDNYTFSRKSKVGATVPVKVWVDGQLQNDQTLTIK, from the coding sequence ATGTTCAAGACCGATTCTCGTAAGGGAATTGCCGCTGCAGCTGCAGCAGTCCTAGCCTTCGCAGGCTTGACTGTTTCTGCTCCTGCACAGGCGGCTGTAGGCCTGAATGTAGAGCCGAACAAGGGCTCCACCTATGCGGTGCCAGTTAACGACCGCATGGACATCAGGGTTTACACCGATGGCATCTCCCAGGACCTAATTTCAAACCTGAAGTTCAAGGTCACCACTGATGGTTCAATCACCTTGAAGTACAACACTGCAACTGCCAGCCCAGCTGGCAACACCAACGCGACCGCACTGTCTGCTGGAACCACCAGCAACGTGATTTCCTCGGTCACCAAGTCTGCCGGTGTCGCCACCGTGCTGTCCTTGGCTGTCGATGGTGCAACCTACACCTCTGCTTCTGAGACAGTAACTGTTGTTGCTTGGCTTGACGCTGATGGTGACGGCGAGGTGGATGACACCTATGCGTCCTCAGCAATCTCTGTGAACTTCGTAGACGGTGACAACATCACCTGGACCACTGAGTTCGCAACTCCTGCCCTAGGTGCAACCAGCATCGATGCATTCGTTTCATCAAACGACATCAACATGCAGGCTCTGAATGGAACCATTCACTTCACCTTCAAGGAAGTTGCAACTCGATCTGACGCAGTTACCGCCTCCTACAACACCACAGCAGCCAAGTTCAAGGCAACTGCGACTTCTGCTTCGTGGGGAGTGAATGCAACTTCGTTCTCGTCCTCCGGTTCGGTTTCTGCTACCGCGAAGTACAGCTACGCAGCCTCTGCAAGCTACACGTCTGTGGTTGATTCCGCTCTGACCAACATCGGTTCTGAAATCGTTCGCCAGACTGGTGCAACTTCCGTTGCACTGATCAACGGCGTAAGCGCATCTGCAACCACCACCAACACCAAGGTATCTGGCAGCCGAATCACTGTTTCGCCAACTGCAACCACTTTGAAGTTGACCGCAGCAGCACTTACGGATTCAGGTGCCGTTGGAGTCAAGGATCAGACCATGACATTCAAGGTGACCGAAGTTGGTGCAGCCGGAATGGACGCAGGTAGCGTCTTGACCGTTGGTTCCACCAGCATCAAGTTCCCAAACACTGGAAAGATCGAGGACGGTTCCTTCACCGCTACGACTGACGCGGACGGTATCGCTACCATCGAAATCAGCCTTGCAGGAATCAAGAAGGACACTTCGTTCACCGTTGCTGCTTCCACCCCTGGTGTTGCAGCAGTAACCACCACTGTTACCTTCAAGGAAGCAGAAGCTGCATCCGTCAAGCTAACCAACGTTGCAATTGCGACTGGCGTTACCCCGGTAATCGTCGTTGCCAAGAGCACCGCCGTTGACCTGACCTTTGCAGTTCTGGACACTTACGGTGCCCTAATCTCTGGATCGGGCTACGCTGTGCGTGTTGACCAGGGTGCAATCACCGTTTCCAACGGAGTATCCGCTGGAAAGGCAACTGTTACCTTCCCAGGCTACTCGACAGCTGCCACCTACAACTTGACTGCTAATGTCACCAAAGATGGCGCCCTGGTGAGCGGCCTAACCGCTGAGAACATTACCCTGAAGGTGTCGTCCGCTGGAGTACCTGCAGCTGTTTCGCAGACCTCGACTGGTCTTGGAACTTCAGACGCAGCTACCCTGTCCCTGACCACCAAGGATTGGAAGAACGCTGACACTCGCCTAGGTGAGTCAGCTGCATCCTCTCTTGACGGGGGCAAGTTGCTGACCGGTATCGTGACTGACGCAAGTGGAAACGCTGTTGCCGGTGCAACCGTGACCCTTACTGGTTCTGACCTGTTCTTCAACGTTGCTGGTTTGGTTTACACCACTGGCACCGCGACTGTAGTAACTGACGCTGCTGGATCATACTCAGCTACCGTCTACGCTCAGAAGACCGGCAAGAAGACCGTAACCATCGCATCTGGTGCAGCTACCAAGGCTGTTGACCTGTACTACGTTGCTGCTGCAACCTCGTCGGGTACCGTCTTGGCAGTAACCACTAACGCTACCGGTGACATTGCAGCCCCAGGCACCACCATCCGCGCAACTGTGAAGCTAACTGACAAGTTCGGCAACCCAGTTGCAGCAGATGACGCCAACGGTGAGGCATTCTCCGTGACCGTAACCGGCCCTGGATTTGTCAGCGCCATTCCAACCAAGCTGAGCAAGACCGGTGAGGCTACCCTTAACGTATTGCTTGGTTCGAAGGATGAGGGCAGCGTTGTATTCACTGCTTCCTACGATGGCGATGGAGATGGAACTGCCAAGGCCGCAATCACTTCCACCAAGACCATCGTGGTCCAGGAAGTTACCGTGGAGGCCAACGCAGTCATCGGTTCCTTCCAGGGCCGTTGGGCAGTCCGTGTTGAGAACGCCAAGGGATCAACCGTTACTGTCAAGGTCGGTGGCAAGTGGTACAAGTACGTCTCACTGAACGACAACTACACCTTCTCTCGCAAGAGCAAGGTCGGCGCAACTGTGCCGGTCAAGGTGTGGGTTGACGGTCAGCTGCAGAACGACCAGACCCTAACCATCAAGTAA
- a CDS encoding GDP-L-fucose synthase family protein: protein MPQFALDRSATFYVAGHNGMVGSAIKRHLEASGFTSVIGESSRDLDLTDRLATFEYFAEHKPEYVVLAAAKVGGILANNTYPADFLSVNLQIQVNVMDAAQQHGVERLLFMGSSCIYPKFAPQPIPEDALLTGHLESTNDAYAIAKIAGITQVQSVRRQHGRAWISAMPSNLYGPGDNYSEQGSHVLPALIRRYEQARLSGAPTVTNWGSGTPLREFLYVDDLAEAALFLLENYDDASHVNVGSGEDLSIKELAEMVAELIGYEGETLWDTAKPDGTPRKLLDVSLIESMGWKAKTSLREGIARSIADYRSRF, encoded by the coding sequence ATGCCACAGTTTGCTCTTGACCGCTCGGCAACCTTTTATGTTGCTGGCCACAACGGCATGGTTGGCTCGGCAATCAAACGTCACCTTGAAGCCTCAGGATTCACCTCAGTCATTGGTGAGAGCTCAAGAGATTTAGACCTCACTGACCGATTAGCAACTTTTGAGTACTTTGCTGAGCACAAGCCAGAGTATGTGGTTTTGGCTGCCGCCAAGGTTGGTGGGATTCTGGCGAACAACACCTACCCTGCAGACTTTTTGAGTGTGAACCTGCAAATTCAAGTGAATGTTATGGACGCTGCCCAGCAGCATGGTGTTGAGCGACTTTTGTTCATGGGATCAAGTTGCATCTACCCAAAGTTTGCTCCGCAGCCCATTCCCGAAGATGCTCTGCTCACTGGTCACCTCGAGAGCACAAACGACGCTTATGCGATTGCCAAGATTGCTGGAATCACCCAGGTTCAATCGGTCCGCCGCCAGCATGGCAGAGCTTGGATCTCTGCCATGCCATCAAACCTTTACGGACCGGGCGATAACTACTCGGAGCAGGGCTCTCACGTTCTTCCGGCGCTAATACGCAGATACGAGCAGGCTCGGCTTAGCGGTGCTCCAACTGTGACGAACTGGGGCAGCGGAACACCGCTGCGAGAGTTTTTGTATGTTGATGACCTTGCAGAGGCTGCGTTGTTTCTTCTGGAGAATTACGACGACGCCAGCCATGTGAATGTTGGCTCTGGCGAAGACCTGAGCATCAAAGAATTGGCCGAAATGGTAGCCGAGCTCATTGGCTACGAGGGCGAGACTCTTTGGGACACCGCTAAGCCGGATGGAACCCCCAGAAAGCTTCTCGATGTCTCCCTCATTGAGTCAATGGGCTGGAAGGCAAAGACCTCACTGCGTGAGGGAATCGCAAGATCTATCGCCGATTACCGCAGTCGGTTCTAG
- a CDS encoding beta strand repeat-containing protein: MFKNSTRRGLAIGAGLSLVLSGVVSAPAQAAGEVVLAPLAGTSTTTFVTEKFDLLASLAPGQVAGNIAQLKYKIEKASGSAVSYSATATTSAVTAVGSANAIASATTSFVVAPAATSATVPNKLSIAIVGANSVSASVDVKVSAFIDSNSNDSLDSGEFVAERTVSFKKYSDVTSTVAVTQGAEGDTAVKATATLTDINTDQLTGSDITVKFTVSGSDLATAVAASSGVFTSTDSLSLAKDATVSAAVSYRSVKIGASSATMTVTNKSVLRVTTSGVVGDNLKANGSDAVIARLNSAFAVKAIVSSSASGAVAVAGAAVSVQVSTSATLTSTKSLTVNGTTYTTNASLPTLSLTSDANGEALVNVTPAGFVTSETVTFIVKSQNNTTNNLVASFATPTWTVSSTDHGYLKAAPGAAVTVNYQVKDQWGALTTNAYRVVASYDGTTKYTNLSGGKAAVSFTATTSNNVSSNVTNGSIQSQDSSTLNWSDVAGVTTASAIALLATSTADAFDVSPAATASATISRAITSGVKLDNAVELTGSVNNAGATVTVTGTGVEFSKTGDTATSVGSITLNTDASGHFTVSAYVKTVGAKTVTYTVGTATKTTVITPAAAAGTAGKTLTVTADDRVDSGVTLIATIKLVDEYGNPVAADNAGTEDFSVTATGLGFAVAAMPTKLNSNGEATVAVLLGSADAGSVVFTATYDADGTGTAKAAVTATKTVTVGAAEVNAVIGSFQGRWAVRVENAKGQVVSVKVGGKWYRYTALNNNYVFSRKSKVGASVLVRVWVNGELQNEQTTTIK, translated from the coding sequence ATGTTCAAGAACTCGACTCGTAGGGGTCTAGCTATTGGTGCAGGTCTCTCGTTGGTCCTGTCCGGTGTAGTTTCTGCACCAGCACAGGCAGCTGGCGAAGTTGTCCTAGCTCCCCTAGCCGGTACTTCCACCACGACGTTCGTGACCGAGAAGTTCGATCTGCTCGCTAGCCTCGCTCCTGGACAGGTAGCTGGAAACATTGCCCAGCTTAAGTACAAGATCGAGAAGGCAAGCGGATCTGCAGTTAGCTACTCAGCTACCGCAACCACTTCTGCAGTAACCGCAGTTGGCTCCGCAAATGCAATCGCATCTGCCACCACCAGCTTCGTTGTTGCTCCGGCCGCGACTTCCGCAACCGTGCCAAACAAGCTATCCATTGCAATTGTTGGCGCAAATTCCGTTTCTGCATCAGTTGACGTAAAGGTTTCTGCCTTCATCGACTCAAACAGCAACGACTCCCTAGACTCTGGCGAATTCGTAGCAGAGCGCACCGTTTCCTTCAAGAAGTACTCTGACGTCACCTCAACCGTGGCTGTAACTCAGGGTGCAGAGGGCGACACCGCCGTCAAGGCAACCGCGACTCTGACCGACATCAACACCGACCAGCTAACCGGTTCTGACATCACCGTCAAGTTCACCGTTAGCGGATCTGACCTAGCTACCGCAGTTGCTGCTTCGAGCGGAGTATTTACTTCGACCGACAGCCTGTCATTGGCCAAGGACGCAACCGTTTCGGCAGCTGTTAGCTACCGCTCGGTGAAGATCGGTGCTTCTTCAGCAACCATGACCGTTACCAACAAGAGCGTTCTACGCGTCACCACCTCTGGTGTTGTCGGAGACAACTTGAAGGCAAACGGCTCTGACGCTGTTATTGCTCGTCTAAACAGCGCATTTGCTGTCAAGGCAATCGTTTCCTCTTCAGCTTCTGGTGCAGTTGCAGTGGCCGGTGCTGCGGTATCTGTTCAGGTATCGACCAGCGCGACCCTGACCAGCACCAAGAGCCTGACCGTCAACGGAACCACCTACACCACAAACGCCAGCTTGCCAACTCTTTCGTTGACTTCCGACGCTAACGGTGAGGCACTGGTCAACGTAACCCCAGCTGGTTTCGTAACCTCCGAGACTGTCACCTTCATTGTGAAGAGCCAGAACAACACCACCAACAACCTCGTTGCTTCGTTCGCGACTCCAACCTGGACCGTATCTTCGACCGATCACGGCTACCTAAAGGCAGCACCTGGTGCAGCTGTAACCGTGAACTACCAGGTCAAGGACCAGTGGGGCGCGCTAACCACCAACGCTTACCGCGTTGTTGCTAGCTACGACGGAACCACCAAGTACACCAACCTGTCCGGTGGCAAGGCAGCAGTGAGCTTCACTGCTACCACCTCGAACAACGTGTCTTCAAACGTAACCAACGGTTCGATTCAGTCTCAGGACAGCAGCACGCTGAACTGGTCTGACGTAGCTGGTGTAACCACCGCTTCGGCAATCGCTCTGTTGGCTACCAGCACCGCTGACGCATTCGACGTTTCTCCTGCTGCAACTGCAAGCGCAACCATTTCGCGTGCAATCACCAGCGGTGTGAAGCTAGACAACGCAGTTGAGCTAACTGGTTCTGTAAACAACGCCGGTGCAACCGTTACCGTAACCGGAACCGGTGTTGAGTTCTCAAAGACTGGCGACACTGCAACTTCGGTTGGTTCGATCACCCTGAACACTGACGCAAGCGGACACTTTACTGTAAGTGCATACGTAAAGACCGTCGGTGCAAAGACCGTGACCTACACCGTTGGAACCGCAACCAAGACCACCGTAATCACCCCGGCTGCTGCTGCTGGAACCGCAGGTAAGACCCTGACTGTTACCGCAGACGACCGTGTTGACTCAGGTGTAACCCTGATTGCAACCATCAAGCTAGTTGACGAGTACGGCAACCCAGTTGCTGCAGACAACGCTGGCACCGAGGACTTCTCAGTAACCGCAACCGGGCTTGGCTTTGCTGTAGCAGCAATGCCAACCAAGCTAAACAGCAACGGTGAGGCAACTGTCGCAGTTCTACTCGGATCAGCTGACGCTGGCTCGGTTGTATTCACTGCAACTTACGACGCAGATGGCACTGGAACCGCTAAGGCAGCAGTAACCGCAACCAAGACCGTAACGGTCGGAGCTGCAGAGGTTAACGCTGTAATCGGTTCATTCCAGGGCCGTTGGGCAGTTCGCGTTGAGAACGCCAAGGGTCAGGTTGTAAGCGTCAAGGTCGGTGGCAAGTGGTACCGCTACACCGCGTTGAACAACAACTACGTGTTCTCTCGCAAGAGCAAGGTCGGCGCTTCCGTATTGGTCCGTGTCTGGGTCAACGGTGAGCTGCAGAACGAGCAGACCACAACCATCAAGTAA
- the gmd gene encoding GDP-mannose 4,6-dehydratase: MNQFPKDIDLKKALIIGITGQDGSYLAELLLDKGYEVHGLIRRASTFNTSRINHLYQDRHDGSPRLLLHYGDLSDGSRLVSLIAELQPDEIYNLGAQSHVRVSFDEPEYTGDITGVGTTRVLEAVRLVSPQSRFYQASSSEMFGATPPPQNEETPFYPRSPYGAAKVYSYWMTKNYREAYGLFAVNGILFNHESPRRGETFVTRKITRAAAKIKAGLQSKLYLGNLDAVRDWGYTPEYVEGMWRMLQHDKPMDYVLATGHAATIRDFLDYTFEHIGLSWQDYVDFDSRYLRPTEVDALIGDASLAERELGWKAQTLTPDLAKIMVEADVEALSHEGSHWIDKPKFL; this comes from the coding sequence TTGAACCAGTTTCCAAAGGACATCGATTTGAAAAAAGCACTGATTATTGGAATTACCGGCCAAGACGGCTCTTACCTCGCCGAGCTATTGCTGGATAAGGGCTACGAGGTTCACGGTCTGATCCGCCGTGCGTCGACATTTAACACCTCTCGTATAAATCACCTTTATCAGGATCGCCATGACGGTTCTCCTCGATTGCTCCTGCACTACGGTGATCTATCTGATGGCTCAAGATTGGTGTCCTTGATTGCTGAACTACAGCCAGATGAGATCTACAACCTTGGCGCTCAGTCTCACGTGAGAGTCTCCTTTGATGAGCCGGAGTACACGGGTGACATCACCGGAGTCGGAACCACGCGAGTTCTTGAGGCTGTGAGGCTGGTTTCACCCCAGAGTCGTTTCTACCAGGCTTCGTCCTCTGAGATGTTTGGCGCTACTCCTCCGCCTCAGAACGAAGAGACGCCTTTTTACCCACGCTCTCCTTATGGTGCGGCGAAGGTTTACTCATACTGGATGACCAAGAACTACAGAGAGGCCTACGGACTCTTTGCTGTGAATGGCATTCTGTTTAATCACGAGTCACCTCGCCGTGGTGAGACATTTGTTACTCGAAAGATCACTAGGGCCGCGGCAAAGATTAAGGCTGGTCTGCAGAGCAAGCTCTACCTTGGAAATCTTGATGCTGTTCGAGACTGGGGTTACACCCCCGAATACGTTGAAGGAATGTGGCGAATGCTGCAGCACGATAAGCCAATGGACTACGTGCTGGCAACTGGTCATGCCGCCACCATCAGGGACTTCCTTGACTACACCTTTGAGCACATTGGATTGAGCTGGCAGGACTACGTGGATTTTGATTCCCGTTACCTTCGCCCAACCGAGGTTGACGCTCTAATTGGAGATGCTTCCTTGGCTGAACGAGAACTTGGATGGAAAGCTCAGACTCTAACTCCAGATTTGGCAAAGATCATGGTTGAGGCAGATGTCGAGGCTCTCAGCCATGAGGGCTCTCACTGGATTGATAAGCCTAAGTTTCTCTGA
- a CDS encoding RNA polymerase sigma factor, whose amino-acid sequence MANQNPNEDLYAEDPLEQLLDQESDEEFGLPEFKDHFADSLTPAVLKDWTAKDFASIYVRFRPHLERHAKRFLVNPSQVEEVVQDAFLYLMTTLPELDSELGVLKFLKWKVRLLCLDVIRANSRASFAPIDEQPEFAAKLPEMSEGLEHADDAAIVSLALAKLQPRQREALIATLYEEKSTEVVAAQMGLTENAFRQLLFRSRASFKKALVGEAETQGKSISQILSIAARKAAAESGKYISAAGAFLLVLAIAIGVVPNLSGQTQQIIAASEPTPVAEQPVEPAAPAEEPAAIESTEVAEEVVTEVAAEETEVFVAQVASVVSAPAAEATEVSKVDPNIQAMQTQLGRLAVKTLSSASQTQASSQQIAPSGTLTLTNDKGLSANVAYDLGTEAGIQFTWFSITVRGNTFAAVPKVDFAEKKVDESGITTLSYISTDLLIGDTEGKFGYLAIEDSQVSRSGVQIVIKVDPQGNLISSSLNLTPRS is encoded by the coding sequence ATGGCCAATCAAAATCCAAACGAAGATCTCTACGCAGAAGATCCACTCGAGCAGCTCCTGGACCAGGAGTCTGACGAGGAGTTTGGGCTACCCGAGTTCAAGGATCACTTTGCTGATTCGCTCACCCCTGCGGTTCTCAAGGACTGGACTGCCAAGGATTTTGCGAGCATCTACGTTCGCTTTCGCCCGCACCTAGAGCGCCACGCGAAGCGTTTTCTCGTAAACCCCTCTCAGGTTGAAGAGGTGGTGCAGGATGCGTTCCTATACCTCATGACCACACTCCCTGAGCTCGATTCTGAGCTTGGAGTATTGAAATTCCTTAAGTGGAAAGTCAGGCTGCTCTGCCTAGATGTTATTCGGGCCAACAGCCGAGCATCTTTTGCACCTATCGATGAGCAACCAGAATTTGCAGCCAAACTCCCTGAGATGAGCGAGGGCCTTGAGCACGCCGATGATGCCGCCATCGTCAGCCTCGCTCTTGCCAAGCTCCAGCCTCGTCAGCGCGAAGCCCTGATCGCCACCCTCTACGAAGAGAAGAGCACCGAGGTTGTTGCCGCTCAGATGGGCCTCACCGAGAACGCTTTCCGCCAGCTGCTGTTCCGCTCCCGCGCATCCTTCAAGAAGGCCCTGGTCGGAGAAGCCGAGACCCAGGGCAAGTCAATTTCTCAAATCCTGTCAATCGCTGCCAGAAAGGCAGCTGCCGAGAGCGGCAAATACATCTCGGCTGCCGGAGCATTCCTTCTTGTCCTAGCAATTGCCATCGGCGTTGTGCCAAACCTTTCGGGTCAAACCCAGCAGATCATCGCAGCCTCAGAGCCAACCCCGGTTGCTGAGCAACCGGTTGAACCTGCAGCCCCGGCTGAAGAGCCGGCTGCCATCGAGAGCACTGAAGTAGCAGAAGAGGTTGTAACTGAGGTTGCAGCTGAAGAGACGGAAGTGTTTGTGGCGCAGGTCGCTTCAGTTGTTAGTGCTCCAGCGGCTGAGGCAACCGAGGTATCCAAGGTTGACCCCAATATTCAGGCCATGCAGACTCAGCTCGGAAGGCTGGCGGTCAAGACTCTCAGTAGCGCAAGTCAAACCCAGGCTTCCAGCCAGCAGATTGCTCCTTCGGGCACCCTGACCCTCACCAACGACAAGGGCCTCAGTGCGAATGTGGCCTATGACCTCGGCACCGAGGCGGGCATTCAGTTCACCTGGTTCTCGATAACCGTCAGAGGGAACACCTTCGCCGCTGTGCCCAAGGTAGATTTCGCCGAGAAAAAGGTTGATGAGTCCGGCATTACGACCCTTTCATACATCTCTACTGACCTGCTGATTGGTGACACCGAAGGCAAGTTCGGCTACCTGGCAATCGAAGACTCCCAGGTCTCAAGGTCCGGAGTTCAGATTGTCATAAAGGTTGACCCGCAGGGAAACCTGATTTCCTCATCTCTTAACCTCACCCCACGCAGCTAA
- a CDS encoding UDP-glucose dehydrogenase family protein, with the protein MKVTVIGLGYLGATHAVAMAELGHEVIGIEPDPRKLSALSQGVLPFHEPGLDTALTKTLATGKLTFKAAHDAESAASEIFFICVGTPQRAGSDAADTSYVISAAEDLARWVGRDAVVAGKSTVPVGTAAELKKRMDAIAGFDVHLAWNPEFLREGTALEDSLRPDRIVVGTFDQHSVQVIKNVYAPILESGTPFLELDVPTAELVKVAANAFLATKISFINAMAEVAEVSGADAVALAKAIGYDERIGNKFLRTGIGFGGGCLPKDIRGFMARADELGVGSAVEFLRNVDQVNLRRRDRVVSLANTELGEVSGKAITMLGISFKPDSDDLRDSPALEIAQRLQAQGAHLTVHDPVSLVPLASRAPELSSEQDLMAAVKSADLVILGTEWKQYREVDPAELGELVKTKTVIDGRNVLDVARWQQAGWKVIALGRNIQNG; encoded by the coding sequence GTGAAGGTAACAGTTATTGGACTTGGTTATTTGGGGGCCACACACGCCGTTGCAATGGCGGAGCTGGGTCACGAGGTGATCGGCATTGAGCCAGATCCCCGCAAACTATCGGCGCTTAGCCAGGGAGTGCTGCCCTTCCACGAACCCGGTCTGGACACCGCGCTGACCAAAACGCTGGCCACCGGAAAGCTCACCTTCAAAGCCGCACACGATGCCGAGTCGGCAGCCTCAGAGATTTTCTTCATCTGCGTCGGCACGCCGCAGCGCGCCGGCAGCGATGCTGCCGACACCTCATATGTGATTTCAGCTGCCGAGGATTTGGCCCGCTGGGTTGGCAGGGATGCGGTTGTGGCGGGAAAGTCAACCGTTCCGGTTGGCACCGCGGCCGAGCTAAAAAAACGCATGGACGCGATTGCCGGATTTGATGTTCACCTGGCGTGGAACCCGGAGTTCCTGCGAGAGGGCACCGCACTGGAGGATTCGCTTCGACCAGACCGGATCGTGGTGGGGACCTTTGACCAGCACAGTGTTCAGGTAATCAAGAACGTATACGCTCCAATCCTTGAGAGTGGCACCCCCTTCCTCGAACTGGATGTCCCAACCGCTGAGCTTGTGAAGGTTGCGGCCAACGCGTTTCTGGCGACCAAAATCAGCTTTATTAACGCCATGGCTGAGGTGGCGGAAGTTTCTGGAGCGGACGCCGTGGCACTTGCCAAGGCGATTGGTTACGACGAGCGCATCGGGAACAAGTTCCTGAGAACGGGAATCGGTTTTGGTGGCGGCTGCCTCCCCAAGGACATCCGAGGCTTTATGGCTAGGGCTGACGAGCTTGGAGTTGGTTCGGCAGTTGAATTCTTGAGAAATGTGGACCAGGTTAACCTGCGCCGCCGAGACAGGGTTGTTTCCTTGGCAAACACCGAGCTGGGCGAGGTTTCCGGCAAGGCGATCACCATGCTTGGCATTTCGTTTAAGCCAGATAGCGATGACCTCAGGGACTCCCCCGCCCTGGAGATCGCACAGCGACTCCAGGCTCAGGGCGCCCATCTAACTGTGCACGATCCGGTTTCACTTGTGCCGCTCGCTTCGCGAGCGCCGGAACTTAGCTCCGAGCAGGATCTGATGGCGGCGGTCAAGAGTGCAGACCTGGTGATTCTGGGCACCGAGTGGAAGCAATACCGCGAGGTAGACCCCGCAGAGCTTGGTGAGCTAGTAAAGACCAAAACGGTCATTGATGGCCGCAATGTACTTGATGTAGCAAGGTGGCAGCAGGCTGGCTGGAAGGTCATTGCCCTGGGACGAAACATTCAAAATGGCTAA
- a CDS encoding response regulator transcription factor gives MPTEYEFDLVENYTDLVTASVSASEMCKKLVHSKLSGNQTVGAQLLAIDNQARFGLVGSYGKTVQFGNLSVWDEHPFSETVRNGETNHVSHHEPDGSEVKVLAIPLLKGQEPVGLMAVVSNPSASEPPFGKVSTLALKTLSKITALWLDSLGLAKSSGSFSTQSGGFEQASPETLTSRQMLILQGLADGKTNAQIAQEMILSESTIRQETVKIFRALGVHGRAEAAKRAIHLGLILKAAI, from the coding sequence TTGCCCACTGAATATGAATTTGATCTAGTAGAGAACTACACCGACCTGGTGACCGCATCTGTTTCGGCATCCGAAATGTGTAAAAAGCTTGTGCACTCAAAGCTCTCGGGAAACCAGACGGTTGGGGCACAACTGCTAGCCATCGACAACCAGGCTCGTTTCGGCCTGGTTGGAAGCTACGGAAAAACCGTCCAGTTTGGAAACCTCTCAGTTTGGGACGAGCACCCGTTCAGCGAGACAGTAAGAAATGGTGAAACCAACCATGTTTCACACCACGAGCCAGATGGCTCTGAAGTCAAGGTTTTGGCGATTCCGCTGTTGAAAGGCCAAGAGCCCGTCGGCCTAATGGCCGTGGTCTCAAACCCTTCAGCCAGCGAGCCTCCCTTTGGAAAGGTTTCGACCCTGGCGCTCAAGACCCTTTCGAAGATCACAGCGCTCTGGCTTGACTCTCTAGGCCTTGCCAAGTCGAGCGGAAGCTTCTCAACGCAATCCGGAGGTTTTGAGCAGGCGTCTCCTGAGACTCTCACATCGAGGCAGATGCTGATCCTTCAAGGCTTGGCAGATGGCAAGACCAACGCCCAGATCGCTCAGGAGATGATTCTCTCTGAGTCAACTATTCGCCAGGAAACCGTGAAGATCTTCCGAGCTCTCGGAGTTCACGGCAGAGCGGAAGCAGCTAAGCGCGCCATTCACCTCGGGCTAATCCTAAAAGCTGCCATTTAA